The sequence below is a genomic window from Tenacibaculum tangerinum.
ATAAATTCAAATTTGAAGGAAAGAATTACAACGATATTACAAGAATCAATAGGTTTGTAGGAAAGAGAAAAATTGGAGACAAAATGAAGTTAAAAGTTTCAAAATCGAACCCTATGAGGTATGTGATTTTAGAATATTTACCTTCACAATAGCTTGAGAAACCTTAATTTATAATCAATCTAAGCACTTTACTCAAATAAAAATGGCATATTTGTCGTCAAATACATAATAAAACAATAAAATATTAACCTATGATAATACTATTTGATTACATAATGGACGCACAAAAGCGATTTCTATGGTGTTACCAATAGGTTATTGTAGTATAAAATCACTTAAAAGCGTCCAAGTTGTAAAATTTGGACGCTTTTTTTATAAAAAATTTTCAAGCTATTGAAAACATCGTGTAAAGTACTACATCGTTCTGCATCAGTAGATTAGTTATCTGAAGAAATTCGGACAGGAATTCTATTTCTTATATTCAGTTTAACTATTTGATTTTCAATAAAATAAAATTAAAAAATAGTTGCATAATTCAAAAAAGCCTCACATCTTTGCATCGCAATTATGCAAAAACAATTTTAAAAACGAAGTAACATGTTCAAATATCAATTAAACATAAGTACATCAAAAGAACTAGGTTCTTGTGTACAACTGCTTCGCGATTTTCTTCATACATAGAAATAACACAATTTATATATGAAAAATCCGAAGCCAAATTAAAGTTTCGGATTTTTTTTATGCTATACATTTCCGTCTTAGTACAATTTTTCCGAAACCTACCTTTTAAAGTAATAGTCTCGAATGATTTTTGAGAAAAGAAAGCTATTACTATTGATTACAGAAAATTAGAAATAATGGGGAAAAAATTAAAAGGGAAAGACCTAATCAATTTAGGATTTCCAAAGAATAATAGCATAAACATCGCCTTAGGGCAAATTAACCGATACAGAAAAAAAGAAAAGAAAGAGCGTATTTTAGAAGAAGCAAAAGACGTGTTGCTTCATCCAGAAAACTATCAAGGAAATGCGATTTGGGGGAAAGTTGCAGAAGGTTTAACAAAACCAGTAGAAGTTAAAATGCATCAATTACGAAATACGAGAGCACCCTTTTCAATTTACGGAGAAAACGAAATTGATGAGCAAGCAAAGTATCAATTGTACGATGCATTAAAACTACCCATAGCAGTGCAAGGCGCATTAATGCCCGACGCACATTCGGGTTACGGTTTGCCCATAGGAGGTGTTTTAGCAACAGAGAATGCTGTAATTCCTTACGGTGTAGGATTGGATATTGGGTGTAGAATGGCATTGAGTATTCTTCCAATGAAAGCATCGTATTTAAAAGGGAAGCAACACCAACTAGAAAATATTTTAAAAGAACACACCAAGTTTGGAATGTATGAAACACATGATAAAAAACAAGATCATGAAATTTTTGAACGAAAGGAATTTCAAGACATTCCATTAGTAAAAAAGTTAAAAACAAAAGCATACAACCAATTAGGAACTTCTGGAGGTGGAAATCACTTTGTGGAGTTTGGAATTGTAAACATAACAGATGAGAACAATGAATTTAATGTTCCAGTAGGTGAATACGTAGGATTACTAACGCATAGCGGATCAAGAGGTTTAGGTGCTAATATAGCGAAACACTATACCTATTTAGCAACAAAACAGTGTCCGCTACCAAAAAATGTACAGCATTTAGCGTGGTTAGATTTGAATACGCACGACGGACAAGAATATTGGTTAGCCATGAATTTAGCGGGCGATTATGCAAAAGCATGTCACGATAGTATTCATAAACGAATTACCAAGTTGCTAGGTGTAAAACCATTAACTATGATTGAAAATCATCACAATTTTGCTTGGAAAGAACAAGTACATGGTGAAGAAAGAATTGTTCATAGAAAAGGAGCAACACCAGCAGGTAAAGGAGTTTTAGGAATAATTCCAGGTTCTATGACCGCACCAGGATTTATTGTTCGAGGTTTAGGAAACCAAGAAAGTTTGCAATCGGCATCACACGGAGCAGGTAGAAAACATTCTAGAAGAAAGTGTAAAGAGAAATTTACCAAAAGTGATATCAAACATCAATTAAAAATGAACGATGTTACGCTTATTGGAGGCGGAGTAGATGAAGCGCCCATGGCATACAAAAACATTAAAAAAATCATGGCGAATCAGCAAGAATTAGTTGAAGTTGTTGGAACATTTACACCAAAGATTGTACGAATGGATAGGTAAAAAAATCGTCATTCCGGAGGAGATAACGACTGAAGGAATCTGTTGTTTACTGAACTAAATTCAGGCTTAAACAAAAAGATTGCCTCATTTCACTCGCAATGACAAATAAAAGAAAACTATGGGAGCAAATCATAACACAAGAAGATATGGAGAATTATGGCCTGATTACCGAATAGAATTAGGCTTGAAAATATTAGAAAAATTAAAACAATGGATTATTGTTTCTGGAGGTTGGGCATGGCATTTTATGTCAGAAGTAAACCATAAAGAATACAAACATGCGCATGATCACAAAGACATAGACATTTTTGTAAATCCGAAAAATGTAGGAATTGTAATGCAGATTTTATTGGAAGAAGGTTTTCAAAAAGTTTGGACACGATACGATAAACTACAAAGTAATGAAAACTTTAGACGATACGAAAAAGTAGAATGGTTAGATATTGGAAGAGAAGTAAGAATTACCATTGATTTTTTCGAATCAAAATCGCTTAAAACTATTGAAGTAAATGGGTGGAATGTTGTAGATCCTGAAACCTTATTGAGTTTCTATTCAAATATTCATTCAAGTGATAAATGTTGGGCGGTAAAAGGAGCATTACAATTAGTATCGGAACGTAAAAATCCAGTTGGTAATCCATTGTTATCTAAAAATCCTTTAGAAGGATAGTTTAATACATGGAAACAAAAACAATTCAGTTTACAGCAGGACGAGGTCCGGCAGAATGTACTTGGGTAGTTGCAAAAGTGTTAAAAAGGTTCATTCAAAATTGTAGAAATGCAGGAATAGCATACACGATTCTGCACCAAGAAAAAGGGGTTGAAAACGGAACAGTTCAATCTGTTTCGTTGCAACTCAAAGGTGAAAATTTGACAAGCTTTTTAAAAGATTGGCTTGGCACCATACAATGGATAGGAAAATCGACATTCAGAAAATACCATCAACGTAAAAACTGGTTTATTGGTTGTTTTGAATTGGAGTGCAGTAATGAGCTGAAAATGCATGAAAAGGATATCGAGTTTCAAGCGATTCGAAGTTCTGGTCCAGGGGGGCAGCATGTAAACAAAGTGAGTTCGGCAGTTCGTGCAAAACACAGCATAACAGGAATTCAAGTATTGGTTTCAGAAAGTCGTTCACAGCATCAAAATAAAAAGATAGCGATGCAGCGATTAACAGAGCAGTTGGCAAATTTTAATATACAGCAATTACAAAAGAACCTACAAAGCAAATGGGAAAATCATCTGAATTTAGAAAGAGGAAATCCAGTACAAGTATTTGTTGGAACTGATTTTAAGATGCAAAACAACAAGAAAAAATATAAAAAGACACGCAGTCAATTGAAAATGATTTGCGCAAACAATTAAACTAAAATGAAAACATTAGCAAACAATTACATATTTAAGGCGTTAGACGCTTTTCCTTATGATTTAGAAGAAGCCGTAGAAGCATTGACCTATGCTTTAGCCTATGAAGAAAAAAATGTGGTAGCACTGTGCTTAATGGGACGCATTTATGCCGAACATTTGGGTGATTTTGAGAAGGCAAAGAAGTATTATACCGAAGCCTTGGCAGAAAACATGTACGCATTTAACGTATATCCACATTATATTAATGTGCTATTATGGAATGAGGATTATGAGGAAGTTAAACGATTTATTGATTTTGCACGAACTGTAAAAGGCTCTGACAAAGCAATTTTATATGTAGGAAAAGCGCAATTACATGAACAAAAGCAAGCATATAAAAAATCGCTACACTGTTTAAAACTCGCTAAAAGATACACCTATAATGATGATTATATGCGAATTATAAAAGAGCATACAGAACGAGTGAAGGACAAACTTCCGAAGAAAAAGAAGAAAAAGAGTAAGAAAAAGCAGAAATAATTTCAAACTACGCAAAAACATTACGCACTATTGTGTAATATTTGTAGCGTATTTATGAAAAAGACAACTTTATTAAAATTTTTAAAGAAAATGAATACAAGTAAAATACTAGTAATAGACTTAGAAGCTACTTGTTGGAACGGAAAAATTCCTTCCGGACAAGTTAGCGAAATTATAGAAATAGGCATCTGTCTGTTAGACACAGAAGAGGGTACAATATCGAAAAACAAAGGAATTTTGATAACCCCTGAGCGATCGGAAATAAGTTCTTTTTGTACACAACTTACAACCATTACAAAAGAGTTATTAGATCAAGAAGGAATTTCATTTAAAGAAGCATGTGAATACTTAAGAAAAGAATACAACCCCAAAGAATATGTTTGGGCCAGTTATGGTTTTTATGATTTGAAGATGATGAAAAATCAATGTAAAATCAGAAAAGTTGAATATCCTTTATCTCAAGAACATATAAATGTAAAAGAACTCTTTGCAGAAGTAAAAGGTCTTTCTAAAAAGGTTGGTATGAATGGAGCTTTACACATGCTAAATTTTGAGTTAGAAGGAACGCATCACCGTGGGGTAGATGACGCCAGAAATATTGCGAAAATTCTGAATTGGTGCCTCAAGAACAAAAAGTATGTTTAATATAAAAGTCTCTACACCAAAAGGTGTAGAGACTTTTACATTGGTAAGAAGTAACATCAAAATTACTTTTTAGTTGCAGTTGTACGTTTTTTATAAATCACTAAGATGGTAAGCAAAATCATGCTAAAGAAAATAACATATACAAAATTAGGAATCGGTATGGGATCTCCTGAAGCATAACTATGCAATCCTGATAAGTAATAATTAACACCAAAAGAAGTCATAATAATTGACCAAAAAGCAAACATACTCGCTACATTCAATGTAAACAGGTTATTAAGCTTAGGTACAAAACGTAAGTGCAGTACTATTGCATACATAATAATACTAATCAACGCCCAAGTTTCTTTAGGGTCCCAAGCCCAGTAACGACCCCAACTTTCATTTGCCCAAACACCACCTAAAAAAGTTCCGATAGCGAGTGTAAACAAGCCAATAGTCATTGAAAGTTCGTTGATATAAGTTAATTCTTTAATTTTTACCTCAATAATTGTTTTATTTCTCTCTGTAGTAAATAGCATTAAAATTAAAGCCATAATTCCTAAAACTGCTGATAACGCCAAAGGAGCATAACTACTTACAATGGTAGCCACATGAATTTTTAACCAGTACGACTTTAATACAGGCATAAGGTTGGTTATTTCAGGGCTTAACCAGTCTAGATAGCTAACAAATAACAACGCCCCAGTAAATAAGGTAGCAAGCGGTAAGGCAAAATCTGACTTTCTAAAGGTTATCAAACCACTTAATAATAAACACCAAGCGACGAAAATAAGCATTTCATATCCGTTACTCCAAGGAGCATGTTGCGCAATATACCATCGTAAAATAATATTGAAGGTAAACAGTAAAAATGCAACTAAGGTTAAAATGATCAGGATATTCCAGCATAAATTTACCAGTTTTGTATTGGTAAACATTTTTATGATAGCCATCACTAGTAATAAAAATCCGAGTGTAAAAAATACTTGGAACAACCAGAAATTAATGTTTGCCTTGTTGTACCAAATTTCAGCTTCTAAACGCTCAGGAGTAGGTATTATGTCGGCAGCAAGAACCTCTTGGTATTTTTTGATATACAGCATTTTTTCATGTGCATCGTCAAATTTTCGTTGTCCTAAATCTTTAAAGTAACTAGGTAAAATGGTTTTAGCAAAACGACCATCTTCTTCGGTAAAATCATTAAAATGATGGTTGTAGCTAAACCACGTATTATTTTCATCATTTTTATTGGGAAATATCTTTAGGTAGTTACCCGTAAATAAATTGTATAAGATGTTAAAGCGTTCATCTATTTTTAACACTTCTTTATCGAATTCATTACGCTCAGCAGGTTTCTTTTTATTCGCATTCTCTACCGCTTCAGATAATAAATAATTTCCGTTAGCATCTAAGAAGCTTACAAATGAATACAAACCGTTTTTACCTTGTTCTACGGTAGATAATAATTCCCCCGTTTTTTCAGTATCTGCTTTAATAATTGGAATTCGTTGCCATAATTGAGGCATCATGTGCAGTCCTAAAAACACCTGATTTACATCTAAACGAATCGTTTTTTCGGCAGTAGGGTAGGTAAAATTAGACTTTCTAGAAATTTTACGAATACATTCTGAAGCTAAGGTGTTGATTGGTTTGATACGCCCGTCTAAGTCTTGCACTAACAAACGACCAAAAAATTCAGCTTGCTGCTTGTCTATTTGTTGAGAGGCAACAATTTTATCAACAGGTACTTTCTTAGCAATGGTATCTTGCGGGGTATTTGCAAAAGCTGCATTTGCTCCTAACACCAATAAAGCAACTACTGCAGTTTTGGTTTTTAGCTTCTTTAATTTTTTGTTAACA
It includes:
- a CDS encoding RtcB family protein; the protein is MGKKLKGKDLINLGFPKNNSINIALGQINRYRKKEKKERILEEAKDVLLHPENYQGNAIWGKVAEGLTKPVEVKMHQLRNTRAPFSIYGENEIDEQAKYQLYDALKLPIAVQGALMPDAHSGYGLPIGGVLATENAVIPYGVGLDIGCRMALSILPMKASYLKGKQHQLENILKEHTKFGMYETHDKKQDHEIFERKEFQDIPLVKKLKTKAYNQLGTSGGGNHFVEFGIVNITDENNEFNVPVGEYVGLLTHSGSRGLGANIAKHYTYLATKQCPLPKNVQHLAWLDLNTHDGQEYWLAMNLAGDYAKACHDSIHKRITKLLGVKPLTMIENHHNFAWKEQVHGEERIVHRKGATPAGKGVLGIIPGSMTAPGFIVRGLGNQESLQSASHGAGRKHSRRKCKEKFTKSDIKHQLKMNDVTLIGGGVDEAPMAYKNIKKIMANQQELVEVVGTFTPKIVRMDR
- the prfH gene encoding peptide chain release factor H encodes the protein METKTIQFTAGRGPAECTWVVAKVLKRFIQNCRNAGIAYTILHQEKGVENGTVQSVSLQLKGENLTSFLKDWLGTIQWIGKSTFRKYHQRKNWFIGCFELECSNELKMHEKDIEFQAIRSSGPGGQHVNKVSSAVRAKHSITGIQVLVSESRSQHQNKKIAMQRLTEQLANFNIQQLQKNLQSKWENHLNLERGNPVQVFVGTDFKMQNNKKKYKKTRSQLKMICANN
- a CDS encoding 3'-5' exonuclease, which produces MNTSKILVIDLEATCWNGKIPSGQVSEIIEIGICLLDTEEGTISKNKGILITPERSEISSFCTQLTTITKELLDQEGISFKEACEYLRKEYNPKEYVWASYGFYDLKMMKNQCKIRKVEYPLSQEHINVKELFAEVKGLSKKVGMNGALHMLNFELEGTHHRGVDDARNIAKILNWCLKNKKYV
- the ccsA gene encoding cytochrome c biogenesis protein, whose translation is MQKIYKFFSSSSLALILLLIFAIAMAVATFIENDYGTAVAWSSIYDAWWFEIVMIGLAISFFLHIFKYNLATKRKWPIFLFHIAFVIILLGAGITRYTSYSGIMRIREGASSNVIISDTNLLTAIIQNGDNSKTIQKKLSFSPIEDNSFTLKETINNKPVVISFKEYIPDASPEVINDSINGTPLLKMVTTVGEGRNTVYLKKGEIEKIGQHQHEVGFEAEKEGIINIFEDEGKFKMITPHPIDFFIMSSQQAGRVQQDSLQDITLRTLYRAGDFSFVPTSYHPKGKFKLVSTVEEKTDNDATKDDALILNVAVGEEQQEVNLLYRQGFLPIKHQVQFDDGTSLVLSYGAGAIQTPFSIKLNDFQLERYPGSSSPSAYASEVTVLDKEETFDYRIFMNNVLDYKGFRFFQASYDTDERGTVLSVNHDFIGTWVTYLGYLLMGIGMFFTLFGKASRFQSVNKKLKKLKTKTAVVALLVLGANAAFANTPQDTIAKKVPVDKIVASQQIDKQQAEFFGRLLVQDLDGRIKPINTLASECIRKISRKSNFTYPTAEKTIRLDVNQVFLGLHMMPQLWQRIPIIKADTEKTGELLSTVEQGKNGLYSFVSFLDANGNYLLSEAVENANKKKPAERNEFDKEVLKIDERFNILYNLFTGNYLKIFPNKNDENNTWFSYNHHFNDFTEEDGRFAKTILPSYFKDLGQRKFDDAHEKMLYIKKYQEVLAADIIPTPERLEAEIWYNKANINFWLFQVFFTLGFLLLVMAIIKMFTNTKLVNLCWNILIILTLVAFLLFTFNIILRWYIAQHAPWSNGYEMLIFVAWCLLLSGLITFRKSDFALPLATLFTGALLFVSYLDWLSPEITNLMPVLKSYWLKIHVATIVSSYAPLALSAVLGIMALILMLFTTERNKTIIEVKIKELTYINELSMTIGLFTLAIGTFLGGVWANESWGRYWAWDPKETWALISIIMYAIVLHLRFVPKLNNLFTLNVASMFAFWSIIMTSFGVNYYLSGLHSYASGDPIPIPNFVYVIFFSMILLTILVIYKKRTTATKK